In Numida meleagris isolate 19003 breed g44 Domestic line chromosome 3, NumMel1.0, whole genome shotgun sequence, the following are encoded in one genomic region:
- the DPY30 gene encoding protein dpy-30 homolog, which produces MEAEQIMEGQPQVPENPHSEYGLTENVERIVENEKLNAEKTSKQKVDLQSLPTRAYLDQTVVPILLQGLAVLAKERPPNPIEFLAAYLLKNKSQFEDRN; this is translated from the exons ATGGAGGCGGAGCAGATCATGGAGGGGCAGCCACAG GTTCCAGAAAATCCCCATTCTGAATATGGGCTCACTGAAAATGTGGAG AGAATAGTGGAAAATGAGAAGTTAAATGCAGAGAAGACATCAAAGCAGAAGGTAGATCTTCAGTCGTTACCCACACGTGCCTACCTGGATCAGACCGTTGTACCTATCTTGCTACAGGGACTTGCGGTTCTTGCAAAAGAGAG aCCGCCAAATCCCATTGAATTTCTAGCAGCgtatcttttaaaaaacaagtcaCAATTTGAGGACCGAAATTAA